A stretch of Myxococcus hansupus DNA encodes these proteins:
- a CDS encoding DUF2780 domain-containing protein: MDLIGQLSQQLGVNGTQAQGLAGSLLKLVQGTVKEKLGPDASDQLGQAIPEMEGWQQAPSTTSAPQTAPDAGGGLMGALGNLMSGQEGGTGGMMSALGQAGDVAAVVALLGRFNIDASKASLVAPLLLNFLKSRLDPALVGRILSVVPMLSGGGAGGGNTPGGGGLGGLLGGLMGGGR; the protein is encoded by the coding sequence ATGGACCTCATCGGACAGCTTTCACAGCAGCTTGGCGTGAACGGGACACAGGCGCAGGGGCTGGCGGGCTCCCTGCTGAAGCTGGTGCAGGGCACGGTGAAGGAGAAGCTGGGGCCCGACGCCTCGGACCAACTGGGTCAGGCCATTCCGGAGATGGAGGGCTGGCAGCAGGCCCCCAGCACCACCTCCGCGCCGCAGACGGCGCCGGACGCGGGCGGCGGTTTGATGGGCGCCCTGGGCAACCTCATGTCCGGTCAGGAAGGCGGCACCGGCGGGATGATGAGCGCGCTGGGCCAGGCTGGCGACGTGGCGGCCGTGGTGGCGCTGCTGGGCCGCTTCAACATCGACGCGAGCAAGGCGTCCCTGGTGGCCCCCCTGCTGCTCAACTTCCTCAAGTCGCGCCTGGACCCCGCGCTCGTGGGCCGCATCCTCTCGGTGGTCCCGATGCTGAGCGGCGGCGGTGCCGGCGGGGGCAATACGCCCGGCGGAGGGGGCCTGGGAGGACTGCTGGGCGGACTGATGGGCGGCGGGCGCTGA
- a CDS encoding glycosyltransferase family 2 protein, whose product MKPCFSVIIPTYNRARLLEAALASVFAQEEQDFEVLVVDDGSTDDTLETLARYGERVRVLQQRNAGPGAARNLGIQEARGEYVAFLDSDDLWFPWTLATYRQVLQEAPGTTLVLGSSVDFSQPDSLARVTREPLHVLRFADYLASAEDRTPRTACVLAVRTEALRRVGGFTHARISGEDYDLLYRMGTEPGFAWVRAPAVVGYRKHAGSTSTGMESAYRGAVYLLEQELHGRYPGGDARRRERLEMLLYGARHVSLWLLSQRREALALDLYRRALPPHFELPRWRYMLGFLPWTLASAVRQRVLRR is encoded by the coding sequence ATGAAGCCCTGCTTCTCCGTCATCATCCCCACGTACAACCGCGCGCGCCTGCTGGAGGCGGCGTTGGCCAGCGTGTTCGCGCAGGAGGAGCAGGACTTCGAGGTGCTCGTGGTGGACGACGGCTCCACCGACGACACGCTGGAGACGCTGGCCCGGTACGGCGAACGCGTGCGGGTGTTGCAGCAGCGCAACGCGGGGCCCGGCGCGGCCCGCAACCTGGGCATCCAGGAGGCCCGGGGCGAATACGTGGCCTTCCTGGACAGCGACGACCTGTGGTTCCCATGGACCCTGGCGACGTATCGGCAGGTGCTCCAGGAGGCCCCGGGCACCACCTTGGTGCTGGGCTCGTCGGTGGACTTCTCCCAGCCGGACTCGCTGGCGCGCGTGACACGTGAGCCGCTCCACGTGCTGCGCTTCGCGGACTACCTGGCGAGCGCCGAGGACCGGACGCCTCGCACCGCTTGCGTGCTCGCGGTGCGCACGGAGGCGCTGCGGCGCGTGGGCGGCTTCACCCACGCGCGCATCAGCGGCGAGGACTACGACTTGCTGTACCGGATGGGCACCGAGCCGGGCTTCGCCTGGGTGCGAGCGCCCGCGGTGGTGGGCTACCGGAAGCACGCGGGCTCGACGTCCACGGGGATGGAGTCGGCGTACCGGGGCGCGGTGTACCTGCTGGAGCAGGAGCTCCACGGTCGCTACCCCGGCGGCGACGCCCGCAGGCGCGAGCGGTTGGAGATGCTGCTCTACGGCGCGCGCCACGTGTCGCTGTGGTTGCTGTCCCAGCGCCGGGAAGCCCTGGCGCTGGACCTGTACCGGCGCGCGTTGCCGCCGCACTTCGAGCTGCCCCGCTGGCGCTACATGCTGGGCTTCCTGCCGTGGACGCTCGCGTCCGCCGTGCGCCAGCGGGTGCTCCGCCGCTGA
- a CDS encoding glycosyltransferase family 2 protein, which yields MKKPDLVISIVNHSNPELLHDCLRTLYATTRDITFDVWIVDNATGGRGVDAMRRDFPQVHWLFNTERKGFSANHNQVLRQARGRHFCIFNDDTIVHEGAFDALVRFMDENPRVGMAGARLLNVDGSIQNCTFRPMSLAGQLFDIVFLPRTLHFLKQLAVDPAQYGHEEARVNWVLGACIVVREEALAEVGLLDEAMSPLGNTEDTDWCARAWQAGWEVAFCPEAVITHLTSRSFRPSERGPDKVRIELWRTRLAYFRKHHGRLHEAALRAILVGTLPYNSAVLTQTLLRGRMSLPEYRKQLSTFMGISRMGLSARV from the coding sequence ATGAAGAAGCCCGACCTGGTCATCTCCATCGTCAATCACAGCAACCCGGAGTTGCTGCACGACTGTCTGCGCACGCTCTACGCGACGACGCGCGACATCACCTTCGACGTGTGGATTGTGGACAACGCCACCGGCGGACGCGGCGTGGACGCCATGCGGCGCGACTTCCCCCAGGTGCACTGGCTCTTCAACACGGAGCGCAAGGGCTTCTCCGCCAACCACAACCAGGTGCTCCGCCAGGCGCGTGGCCGTCACTTCTGCATCTTCAACGATGACACCATCGTCCATGAGGGCGCGTTCGACGCGCTGGTCCGCTTCATGGATGAGAACCCCCGCGTGGGCATGGCGGGCGCGCGGCTGTTGAACGTGGACGGCTCCATCCAGAACTGCACCTTCCGCCCCATGTCGCTGGCGGGGCAGCTCTTCGACATCGTCTTCCTGCCGCGCACGCTCCACTTCCTCAAGCAGTTGGCCGTCGACCCGGCGCAGTACGGCCACGAGGAGGCGCGGGTGAACTGGGTGCTGGGCGCCTGCATCGTCGTGCGCGAGGAGGCGCTCGCGGAGGTGGGGCTGCTGGACGAGGCGATGTCCCCCCTGGGCAACACCGAGGACACCGACTGGTGCGCCCGGGCCTGGCAGGCGGGATGGGAGGTGGCCTTCTGTCCGGAGGCCGTCATCACGCACCTGACGAGCCGCTCCTTCCGTCCCTCCGAGCGCGGCCCGGACAAGGTGCGCATCGAGCTGTGGCGCACGCGGCTGGCGTACTTCCGCAAGCACCATGGCCGGCTGCACGAGGCGGCCCTGCGCGCCATCCTGGTGGGCACGCTGCCGTACAACTCGGCGGTGCTGACGCAGACGCTGCTGCGCGGACGCATGAGCCTCCCGGAGTACCGCAAGCAACTGTCCACCTTCATGGGCATCTCGCGGATGGGCTTGAGCGCCCGCGTATGA
- a CDS encoding oligosaccharide flippase family protein: MNATAAPEATAVEVKARALKGMFVLALRTVASQGLRVVSALFLSRLLFPSDYGLFGIVSYAASLGVFLGDLGLSAALVRQAHEPTRDETFTIFWCHQALTAVVVATVCLLAPALTRGYALGDAAVPMVWALALGLFLSSLRVIPLMALERQLAFSVIARAELIENVAQVITTISLAALGFGAWALALGGLVRGAVGLACIAWASPWRPQGHFRVEVLKRLLGFGLAFQLPPLVAAMVAGWVPLVVGHLLGKEAVGLVNWAWALASTPMMLSVVLNRVAFPAYCRLQDDPAGFAEYLRTSLRRLSAVLLIAIPFAVLAMPVAVPFFFGTRWLSAVVLVQWFSMECILTTLVGLLATAQNAGGRPWERLAVVVGVGVAKWALGTWAIQRFGLAGIGPVGVLVGLVEVWVTALLVQRLNPAMGGLTRQVVEPLVTLGLVLLAACTAARSLVPEGVWAQAFVGAGLFSAWVYVRERLPGTLPLLGELRHILEFIRARRAARLAPVGPAST; the protein is encoded by the coding sequence ATGAACGCGACCGCCGCCCCCGAAGCCACCGCCGTCGAAGTCAAGGCGCGCGCCCTGAAGGGCATGTTCGTGCTGGCGCTGCGCACGGTGGCGTCGCAGGGCCTGCGCGTGGTGAGCGCGCTGTTCCTGTCCCGGCTGCTCTTCCCGTCCGACTACGGCCTGTTCGGCATCGTGTCCTACGCGGCGTCCCTGGGCGTCTTCCTGGGGGACCTGGGTCTGAGCGCGGCGCTGGTGCGTCAGGCGCACGAGCCGACGCGGGACGAGACGTTCACCATCTTCTGGTGCCATCAAGCGCTCACCGCGGTGGTCGTGGCCACCGTCTGCCTCCTGGCGCCCGCCCTCACGCGAGGCTACGCGCTGGGAGACGCCGCCGTGCCGATGGTGTGGGCGTTGGCGCTGGGGCTCTTCCTGTCCTCGTTGCGCGTGATTCCGCTGATGGCGCTGGAGCGCCAACTGGCGTTTTCCGTCATCGCCCGCGCCGAGCTGATTGAAAACGTGGCGCAGGTCATCACCACCATCTCCCTGGCGGCGCTCGGCTTCGGCGCGTGGGCGCTGGCGCTGGGCGGGCTGGTGCGCGGCGCGGTGGGGCTGGCGTGCATCGCGTGGGCGTCACCCTGGCGGCCCCAGGGGCACTTCCGCGTGGAGGTGCTCAAGCGGCTGTTGGGCTTCGGACTGGCGTTCCAGCTTCCCCCACTGGTGGCCGCGATGGTGGCGGGCTGGGTGCCGCTGGTGGTGGGGCACCTCCTGGGAAAGGAGGCCGTGGGTCTGGTCAACTGGGCCTGGGCGCTGGCCTCCACGCCGATGATGCTGAGCGTGGTGCTCAACCGCGTGGCCTTCCCGGCCTACTGCCGCCTCCAGGATGACCCCGCGGGCTTCGCCGAGTACCTGCGCACGTCGCTGCGCCGGTTGTCCGCGGTGCTGCTCATCGCCATTCCCTTCGCGGTGCTGGCGATGCCGGTGGCGGTGCCGTTCTTCTTCGGCACGCGGTGGCTGTCCGCGGTGGTGCTGGTGCAGTGGTTCAGCATGGAGTGCATCCTCACCACGCTGGTGGGCTTGCTGGCCACGGCGCAGAACGCGGGTGGCCGGCCTTGGGAGCGGCTGGCGGTGGTGGTGGGCGTGGGCGTGGCGAAGTGGGCGCTGGGCACCTGGGCCATCCAGCGCTTTGGCCTCGCGGGCATTGGACCCGTGGGCGTGCTGGTGGGGCTGGTAGAAGTGTGGGTGACGGCCCTGCTGGTGCAGCGGCTCAACCCGGCGATGGGCGGGCTGACGCGGCAGGTGGTGGAGCCGCTCGTCACGCTGGGGTTGGTGCTGCTGGCGGCGTGTACGGCGGCACGCAGCCTCGTACCAGAGGGCGTGTGGGCGCAGGCGTTTGTGGGGGCGGGGCTGTTCAGCGCATGGGTGTATGTCCGCGAACGGCTCCCGGGCACGTTGCCATTGCTGGGCGAGCTGCGGCACATCCTCGAATTCATCCGGGCACGGAGGGCCGCGAGGCTGGCTCCGGTGGGCCCGGCATCGACGTGA
- a CDS encoding class I SAM-dependent methyltransferase, translating to MLSGGKLFQFLKREVLVGEHEVLHRTLKEALVGTCDSVLDIGCGSRSPLHSFSHLIPHTVGVDGHPTSIERSRAAGIHREYHCMDLLDAGKRFGPKSFDAVVALDVIEHFEKQDGFRLLEMMESMARKRVIIFTPNGFLPQDEWDSNIHQVHRSGWEVYDFELRGYQVTGMSGWKPLRGDYAIPSIRPLRLGSRLSILTEPFATRWPRHAFQLLAVRDMGAS from the coding sequence ATGCTCTCCGGCGGAAAGCTCTTCCAATTCCTGAAGCGCGAAGTCCTCGTGGGCGAGCACGAGGTGCTCCACCGCACGCTGAAGGAGGCACTGGTCGGCACGTGTGACAGCGTGCTGGACATCGGCTGTGGCTCGCGATCGCCGCTGCACAGCTTCTCCCACCTGATTCCGCACACCGTGGGCGTGGATGGACACCCCACCAGCATCGAGCGCAGCCGGGCCGCGGGCATCCACCGCGAATACCACTGCATGGATTTGCTGGACGCGGGCAAGCGCTTCGGCCCGAAGAGCTTCGACGCCGTCGTCGCGCTGGACGTCATCGAGCACTTCGAGAAGCAGGACGGCTTCCGCCTGCTGGAGATGATGGAGTCGATGGCCCGCAAGCGCGTCATCATCTTCACGCCCAACGGCTTCCTCCCCCAGGACGAGTGGGACAGCAACATCCACCAGGTGCACCGCTCCGGCTGGGAGGTCTACGACTTCGAGCTGCGCGGCTACCAAGTCACCGGCATGAGCGGTTGGAAGCCCCTGCGCGGCGACTACGCGATTCCGAGCATCCGGCCCCTCCGCCTGGGCAGCCGCCTGTCCATCCTCACCGAGCCCTTCGCCACGCGCTGGCCGCGCCACGCGTTCCAGCTCCTCGCCGTCCGGGACATGGGAGCCTCCTGA
- a CDS encoding glycosyltransferase family 4 protein produces MSAASTGPAWHLLTGEYPPDPGGVSDHTRQVSHALARAGQEVHVWAPGEGGVHADGGVTVHRVPGLLTPRGLPALSRGLDACPGPRRLLLQYVPHALGLKAMNVPFCAWFAARQREERWVYFHEAVFPWEPRAPWLHHVLAGVTRVMARTVASNADRVFVSIPQWAAHLPGRVRPDVRWLPIPSNLPVEVTPDDVGTLRARLGAGPWLGHFGTYGRPIAEPLEAALVPLLQHDETRRALLMGRGSRAFVERVVARHPGLQGRLEARDSLSFEDLAVHLSACDVLLQPYPDGVSTRRTTVMAGLALGVPVVTNTGHLTEPLWQSLEVVALAEGTAPSALVERAESLLARAESRQALGQRAARVYRERFSLERTVETLLHPEQP; encoded by the coding sequence ATGTCCGCCGCGTCCACCGGTCCCGCGTGGCACCTCCTCACCGGCGAGTATCCGCCCGACCCGGGCGGCGTCAGTGACCACACGCGGCAGGTGAGCCACGCGCTCGCCCGTGCCGGCCAGGAGGTCCACGTCTGGGCCCCCGGCGAGGGCGGCGTGCATGCCGACGGCGGCGTCACCGTCCACCGCGTGCCAGGGCTCCTGACGCCCCGAGGGCTGCCCGCGTTGTCGCGCGGCCTGGATGCGTGTCCCGGTCCCAGGAGGTTGCTGCTCCAGTACGTGCCACACGCCCTGGGCCTGAAGGCGATGAACGTCCCCTTCTGCGCCTGGTTCGCCGCGCGTCAGAGGGAGGAGCGGTGGGTCTACTTCCACGAGGCGGTGTTCCCCTGGGAGCCTCGCGCGCCCTGGCTCCACCACGTCCTCGCGGGCGTCACGCGCGTGATGGCGCGCACGGTGGCGAGCAACGCGGACCGGGTCTTCGTCTCCATTCCCCAGTGGGCGGCGCACCTGCCCGGACGCGTGCGTCCGGATGTCCGTTGGCTTCCGATTCCCAGCAACCTGCCCGTCGAGGTCACCCCGGATGACGTGGGGACGCTCCGCGCGAGGCTCGGCGCGGGTCCGTGGCTGGGCCACTTCGGCACCTATGGACGCCCCATCGCCGAGCCGCTGGAGGCCGCGCTGGTTCCCCTGCTCCAGCACGATGAAACACGTCGCGCCCTGCTCATGGGACGCGGCAGCCGCGCGTTCGTCGAGCGCGTGGTGGCGCGACATCCCGGACTGCAAGGCCGACTGGAGGCACGGGACTCCCTCTCCTTCGAGGACCTGGCGGTGCACCTGTCCGCGTGCGACGTGCTCCTGCAGCCATACCCAGACGGCGTGAGCACGCGGCGAACCACCGTCATGGCGGGCCTGGCGCTGGGCGTGCCCGTGGTCACCAACACCGGGCACCTCACCGAGCCCCTGTGGCAGTCCCTCGAGGTCGTGGCCCTCGCGGAGGGCACCGCGCCCTCGGCGTTGGTGGAACGCGCGGAGTCGTTGCTGGCTCGTGCGGAGTCGCGGCAGGCATTGGGCCAACGCGCCGCCCGCGTCTACCGCGAGCGCTTCTCGCTGGAGCGGACGGTGGAGACCCTCCTTCACCCCGAGCAGCCATGA
- a CDS encoding glycosyltransferase family 4 protein — translation MTPPRLALLMDPREEGWPSMDLVGEALLEGLTALTPQVHARALRPRMPAVLRRLPRVGTRNAAFNADRVLTRFGLYPGRALLARGQYDAFHIVDHSYAQLVHALPAARTGVYCHDLDAFRSLLEPEREQRPAWFRAMARAQLAGLERAAIVFHNSQAVRAELLAHGVVPESRLVWAPLGVSPEYRPAPVAGHADLSEAVLAPLGGRPYLLHVGSAIPRKRLDVLFAVFAAMRARHPALRLVQQGGALTAAQRAQVDALGIGDALLQPARQERSTLAGLYRRASAVLVTSEAEGFGLPIIEALACGASVVASDLPVLREVGADACTYAPVGDVPAWVDAVTSVLSTPGARPSRATRLARASHFTWEAHTRTILDAYLGLLDGHRR, via the coding sequence ATGACGCCGCCGCGACTGGCCTTGCTGATGGACCCTCGCGAGGAGGGCTGGCCCAGCATGGACCTGGTGGGCGAGGCCCTTCTGGAGGGGCTGACCGCGCTGACGCCCCAGGTCCACGCACGGGCCCTCCGGCCGAGGATGCCCGCCGTGCTGCGGAGGCTTCCTCGCGTCGGCACGCGCAACGCGGCCTTCAACGCGGACCGGGTCCTCACGCGCTTCGGGCTCTACCCGGGACGGGCCCTGCTCGCTCGCGGCCAGTACGACGCCTTCCACATCGTGGACCATTCATACGCGCAGCTCGTGCATGCGCTGCCCGCCGCACGCACCGGCGTCTACTGCCACGACCTGGATGCCTTCCGCTCCCTGCTGGAGCCGGAGCGCGAGCAGCGCCCCGCGTGGTTCCGAGCCATGGCCCGCGCGCAGCTCGCGGGGCTGGAGCGAGCCGCCATCGTGTTCCACAACTCGCAGGCGGTCCGCGCGGAGCTGCTGGCGCACGGAGTGGTGCCCGAGTCCCGGCTCGTCTGGGCCCCCCTGGGCGTGTCCCCCGAGTACCGGCCAGCGCCCGTGGCGGGACACGCTGACCTGAGCGAAGCCGTGCTCGCGCCGCTGGGCGGCCGCCCCTATCTGCTCCACGTCGGCAGCGCGATTCCACGCAAACGCCTGGATGTGCTCTTCGCCGTCTTCGCCGCGATGCGAGCCCGTCATCCGGCGCTGCGGCTGGTGCAGCAGGGAGGCGCGCTGACGGCGGCCCAGCGCGCGCAAGTGGACGCGCTGGGCATTGGCGATGCGCTGCTCCAACCCGCTCGGCAGGAGCGAAGCACGCTGGCGGGACTCTACCGGCGCGCGTCGGCCGTCCTGGTGACGAGCGAGGCGGAGGGCTTCGGGCTCCCCATCATCGAGGCGCTCGCCTGTGGCGCCTCCGTGGTGGCCAGTGACCTGCCCGTCCTTCGCGAAGTCGGAGCGGACGCGTGCACCTACGCGCCCGTGGGCGACGTGCCCGCATGGGTGGATGCCGTGACGTCCGTGCTCTCCACGCCGGGTGCGCGGCCCTCGCGTGCGACGCGGCTGGCGCGTGCATCGCACTTCACCTGGGAGGCGCACACGCGAACCATTCTGGACGCCTATCTCGGACTGCTGGACGGACACAGGCGGTGA
- a CDS encoding glycosyltransferase family 4 protein, protein MRILFLNPVGILGGAERALLDLMACLKQQDVALSLHLLAGTAGPLLDEARALGVDARLLPLPAHLSSLGDSALRGRGPLEALRFARQLAPAPGLLADHGRALRRDVREVAPDLVHSNGIKTHLLSAATAGLRLKRVWHIHDFLGERPLVRGALRVLSPLADAAIANSQAVGDDAKSVLFRVPVHVVYNGVDLANFSPGPSEGAWLDGLAGFPEAPEGTLRVGLVATYARWKGQDAFIEATATLTRLHPALPVRYFLVGAPIYQTPGSQFSEEELRRLIASRGLSDRMGLVPFQSHPARVYRALDVFVHASTRREPFGLTIAEALACGRPAIVSRESGAAEALTQGVDALMIPPGDVHALVDALRALLENPALRERMGTAARKTAAARFSRERYASEILALYRSLVPGASAT, encoded by the coding sequence GTGCGCATCCTCTTCCTCAATCCCGTGGGCATCCTTGGCGGCGCCGAGCGCGCGCTCCTGGATTTGATGGCGTGCTTGAAGCAGCAGGACGTGGCGCTGTCGCTCCATCTCCTGGCGGGGACCGCGGGGCCCTTGCTCGATGAAGCCCGTGCGCTGGGCGTGGACGCGCGGCTGCTTCCCCTGCCTGCCCACCTGTCCTCATTGGGCGACAGCGCGCTGCGCGGACGCGGTCCTCTCGAAGCCCTGCGCTTCGCGCGCCAACTCGCCCCCGCGCCCGGCCTCCTGGCGGACCATGGGCGTGCGCTGCGCCGGGACGTGCGCGAGGTGGCGCCGGACCTGGTGCATTCGAACGGCATCAAGACGCACCTGCTCAGCGCCGCCACGGCGGGACTGCGGCTGAAGCGGGTCTGGCACATCCACGACTTCCTGGGCGAGAGGCCCCTGGTGCGCGGCGCCTTGCGAGTCCTCTCCCCGCTCGCGGACGCGGCCATCGCCAACTCCCAGGCCGTGGGAGATGACGCGAAGTCGGTGCTGTTCCGAGTGCCCGTGCACGTCGTCTACAACGGCGTGGACCTCGCGAACTTCTCGCCCGGCCCTTCCGAAGGCGCGTGGCTGGACGGGCTCGCCGGGTTCCCCGAGGCCCCAGAGGGCACGCTCCGCGTGGGGCTGGTGGCGACCTATGCCCGGTGGAAGGGACAGGATGCGTTCATCGAGGCCACGGCGACGCTGACGCGCCTGCACCCCGCCCTGCCCGTGCGCTACTTCCTGGTGGGCGCACCGATCTACCAGACGCCGGGTTCGCAGTTCTCGGAGGAGGAGCTGCGCCGGCTCATCGCGTCCCGAGGCCTGTCGGACCGCATGGGGCTGGTGCCCTTCCAATCCCACCCCGCCCGCGTGTACCGGGCCCTGGACGTCTTCGTTCACGCCAGCACGCGAAGGGAGCCCTTCGGCCTCACCATCGCGGAGGCGCTCGCCTGTGGCCGGCCCGCCATCGTCTCGCGCGAGAGCGGCGCGGCGGAGGCGCTCACGCAGGGCGTGGACGCACTGATGATTCCTCCGGGCGACGTTCACGCGCTGGTCGATGCGCTGCGCGCCCTGCTGGAGAACCCGGCGCTCCGGGAACGGATGGGCACGGCCGCGCGAAAGACCGCGGCGGCGCGCTTCTCTCGGGAACGCTACGCGAGTGAGATCCTCGCGCTGTACCGCTCGCTCGTGCCCGGCGCTTCCGCGACTTGA
- a CDS encoding glycosyltransferase family 4 protein gives MKRTRRLITLSHSYVVGLNRRLANEMARVGEGAWDVTTLAPRFFHGDLSPLTLRLEPGEAARTEGVRAFFSRSLHTFLYGPELRAHLARGADLVHVWEEPYVLAGLEAALLTPRHVPRVFCSAQNLSKRYPPPFAQAERFVVQRSAGWVAWGETVRDNLLTRPGYAERPSRFIPMGVDVELFRPDRAAGASLHQELGWTEAGPPVVGYLGRFVPEKGVPLLMAALDALATPWRALIVGGGPMEEALRGWAARHGDRVRVLTGVPHTGVPRALNAMDLLCAPSQTTPRWREQFGRMLAEGFACGVPVLGSDSGEIPRTVGDAGLVLPEASVSAWTGALADLLESPQRRRELAERGRERAVTRFSWPVVARAHLDFFDAVLDGKRQD, from the coding sequence GTGAAGCGGACACGCAGGCTCATCACCCTCTCCCACTCGTATGTCGTCGGCCTCAACCGGCGCCTCGCCAACGAGATGGCGCGCGTGGGCGAAGGCGCGTGGGACGTCACCACGCTGGCCCCCCGCTTCTTCCACGGGGACTTGAGTCCTCTCACGCTGAGGCTCGAACCCGGCGAGGCCGCGCGGACCGAGGGCGTTCGCGCGTTCTTCAGCCGCTCGCTGCACACGTTCCTTTACGGGCCAGAGCTCCGGGCACACCTCGCGCGCGGCGCGGACCTGGTCCACGTCTGGGAAGAGCCCTACGTGCTGGCCGGGTTGGAAGCCGCCCTGCTCACTCCGCGGCATGTGCCGCGCGTGTTCTGCAGCGCGCAGAACCTCTCAAAGCGCTACCCGCCGCCCTTCGCGCAGGCGGAGCGCTTCGTCGTCCAGCGGTCGGCGGGCTGGGTGGCCTGGGGCGAAACCGTGCGGGACAACCTGCTCACCCGTCCTGGCTACGCCGAGCGCCCCTCACGCTTCATCCCCATGGGCGTGGACGTGGAGCTGTTCCGCCCAGACCGCGCAGCGGGTGCGTCCCTGCACCAGGAGCTCGGGTGGACCGAAGCAGGTCCTCCCGTGGTGGGGTACCTCGGCCGCTTCGTGCCGGAGAAAGGGGTCCCGCTGCTGATGGCCGCACTGGACGCGCTCGCTACGCCCTGGCGAGCGCTCATCGTAGGCGGCGGCCCCATGGAGGAAGCGCTGCGCGGCTGGGCGGCGCGGCATGGCGACCGGGTGCGCGTCCTCACGGGCGTCCCGCACACGGGCGTGCCTCGCGCGCTCAATGCCATGGACCTGCTGTGCGCCCCGAGCCAGACGACCCCGAGGTGGCGCGAGCAGTTCGGCCGCATGCTCGCGGAGGGCTTCGCGTGCGGAGTCCCCGTGCTCGGCAGCGACTCGGGAGAAATCCCGCGCACCGTGGGCGACGCGGGCCTCGTGCTGCCGGAAGCCTCCGTGTCCGCATGGACAGGCGCGCTCGCTGACTTGCTGGAGAGTCCTCAGCGACGGCGCGAGCTGGCCGAGCGAGGCCGCGAGCGCGCCGTGACGCGGTTCTCCTGGCCCGTGGTCGCGCGGGCCCACCTGGACTTCTTCGACGCGGTGCTGGACGGGAAGCGTCAGGACTGA
- a CDS encoding glycosyltransferase family 4 protein: MRRPYTLIAGDFVDTGGMDRANLALAHWLARQGGPVRLVAHRVADVLLGYPNVRFVRVPKPGNAYLLGEPLLDAVGRAWALRTRAEGGCVLANGGNCPVPAANWVHYVHGAYVSQPAGGALRRLKGRVSHRVYLRGEREALRRARVIIANSERTREDLVAATGVPASRVRVVYYGCDAERFRPASVEARRAAREALGWSESRRVALFVGALGDRRKGFDTLFQAWARLCARGDWGMDLKVVGVGTQREVWAREVEARGLGERIQFLGFRKDVPLLMSAADLLVAPTRYEAYGLGVHEALCAGLPALVSRTSGVAERYPAELDGLLLDDPDDVDGLVRRLEVWREHEAAWAPKVAALSETLRTQHWDGMAAAIADIMEREG; the protein is encoded by the coding sequence ATGCGAAGACCGTACACGCTCATCGCCGGTGACTTCGTCGACACCGGTGGAATGGATCGCGCCAACCTGGCGCTGGCGCACTGGCTGGCGCGGCAGGGCGGCCCCGTGCGGCTGGTGGCGCACCGGGTGGCGGACGTGCTCCTCGGCTACCCCAACGTGCGCTTTGTGCGCGTGCCCAAGCCAGGCAACGCGTACCTGCTGGGCGAGCCGCTCCTGGATGCCGTGGGCCGCGCGTGGGCGCTGCGCACTCGCGCCGAGGGCGGGTGCGTGCTGGCCAATGGGGGCAACTGCCCGGTGCCCGCCGCCAACTGGGTCCACTATGTCCACGGGGCCTATGTGTCCCAACCGGCGGGAGGCGCCCTGCGCCGGCTCAAGGGCCGGGTGAGCCACCGCGTCTACCTGCGGGGCGAACGCGAGGCGCTGCGGCGCGCGCGCGTCATCATCGCGAACTCGGAGCGCACGCGTGAGGACCTGGTGGCGGCCACCGGCGTGCCCGCGTCCCGGGTCCGCGTCGTCTATTACGGCTGTGACGCGGAGCGCTTCCGGCCCGCGTCCGTCGAGGCGCGGCGCGCGGCCCGGGAGGCGTTGGGCTGGTCCGAGTCGCGGCGCGTGGCGCTCTTCGTGGGCGCGCTCGGGGACCGGCGCAAGGGCTTCGACACGCTCTTCCAGGCGTGGGCCCGGCTGTGCGCGCGCGGTGATTGGGGCATGGACCTCAAGGTGGTGGGCGTGGGCACGCAGCGCGAGGTCTGGGCGCGTGAGGTGGAAGCGCGAGGGTTGGGGGAGCGCATCCAGTTCCTCGGCTTCCGCAAGGACGTGCCGCTGCTGATGTCGGCGGCGGACCTGCTGGTGGCGCCCACGCGGTACGAAGCCTACGGGCTGGGTGTCCACGAAGCGCTGTGCGCGGGGCTGCCGGCGCTGGTGAGCCGCACGTCCGGCGTCGCGGAGCGCTATCCGGCGGAGCTGGACGGGTTGTTGCTCGATGACCCGGATGACGTGGACGGCCTGGTGCGGCGCCTGGAGGTCTGGCGCGAGCACGAGGCGGCATGGGCGCCGAAGGTGGCCGCGCTGTCCGAGACGCTTCGGACGCAGCACTGGGATGGGATGGCCGCCGCCATCGCGGACATCATGGAGCGGGAGGGGTGA